The proteins below come from a single Mustela erminea isolate mMusErm1 chromosome 14, mMusErm1.Pri, whole genome shotgun sequence genomic window:
- the PPRC1 gene encoding peroxisome proliferator-activated receptor gamma coactivator-related protein 1 isoform X3 — translation MAARRGRRDGVAPSLSGGPGPDPGGGVRGSSWGSRSQTPYGTVGSVSGGEQVLLHEEGDDSGFVSLSRLGPCLRDKDLEMEELILQDETLLGTMQSYMDASLISLIEDFGSLGESRLSLEDQNEVSLLTALTEILDNADSENLSPFDSIPDSELLVSPREGSSLHKLLTLSRTPPERDLITPVDPLGPSTGSSKVEMSLSDPPWDFSPPSFLETSSPKLPSWRPPRSRARRGQSPAPQQRSDGEEEEEVASFSGQLLAGELDNSVSSIPDFPMHLACPEEEDKTTAAEMAVQTAGDESISSLSELVRAMHPYCLPSLTQLTSLEDELQEQPDDLTLPEDCVVLEIVGQAATAGNDLEIPVVVRQIPAGPQPVLLDDSLEASPALKLLMPTLESETEAPVLKEDLCPDKEGLSVDSEEKLESVCLLDPREVIEPVMPQGPQNPPANTMLSSQRARKGRKKKSKEQPAACAEGYARRLRSASRGQSTMATEVTSQAGNLPQEELQREVGPPRSRGKPRAWARAWAAALEKPSSGNLESSAGQASPDKEDALDLYSNLVDSIQANLVPTHVSARTDPMPLDSVETNPTEVNPVLADPVPVDPALGDHDSANSELVDPLPADPVLIDPVLADSAEIDSTVVVPISDDLPPGDPVLVSSAPVDSVPSDLGPVDSVLVKSRPSDPRRGAMSSVQGSPAPQILPESESLDSLKAIIPEVQEVVGPLKVEGGTNATTQEARPRPLSLSEYRRRRQQRQAEAEERSPQPPAGKWPSLPETPTGLADIPCLVIPPAPSKKTGLQRSPEVPPEACSVPVGPSPASPSPEPPASKAMASTPTEQLPSQDLPLPARPPPPTVQPMPPTMPTALPFPPGGLGMTPMLPLPTSRQGIPSLPPPPLQPPSLPVSMGPVPRDPYTHYAPVPPWPCYPPVSPSGYPCLPPPPTVPLVSGTPGTYAVPPTCNVPWVPPPAPIPPYSSSCAYGPLGWGPGLQHPPFWPTVPPPPLPLASVGRAAPPPKVEPNGIPAGPSESVLPGPMAPPLSLGSASQGAPQVEPTKVEVKSVPVSPHLKHKVSSPVQSPQIKAPPCLSAESVAVEEPVSERLNPETQETRPREKPPSPVAKAVPTPTPTSKQSTVTKLPAVHPARLRKLSFLPTPRTQGPEDVVQAFISEIGIEASDLSSLLEQFEKSEAKKECPPPAPADSLAIGNSGSVDTPQEKRPLDRLQAPELANVAGLTPPATPPHQLWKPLAAVSLLAKARSPKSTAQEGTLKPEGVTEVKHPAAARLQEGVHGPSPVHVGSGDHDYCVRSRTPPKKMPALVIPEVGSRWNVKRHQDITIKPVLSLGPVIPLPPRTAASQEPLDHRTSSEQADPPAPCLAPSALLSPEASPCRNDMNTRTPPEPSAKQRSVRCYRKACRSASPPSRGWQGCRGRSSRSVSSGSNRTSEASSSSSSSSSSSSRSRSRSLSPPHKRWRRSSCSSSGRSRRCSSSSSSSSSSSSSSSSSSSRSRSRSPSPRRRSDRRRRYGSYRSHDHYQRQRVLQKERAIEERRVVFIGKIPGRMTRSELKQRFSVFGEIEECTIHFRVQGDNYGFVTYRYAEEAFAAIESGHKLRQADEQPFDLCFGGRRQFCKRSYSDLDSNREDFDPAPVKSKFDSLDFDTLLKQAQKNLRR, via the exons ATGGCGGCGCGCCGGGGACGGAGAGACGGAGTCGCGCCGTCTCTGAGTGGGGGCCCCGGACCTGACCCCGGCGGTGGAGTCCGCGGCAGCAGTTGGGGGAGTCGGAGCCAAACGCCGTATGGGACTGTGGGCTCTGTGAGTGGCGGGGAGCAG GTGCTGCTGCACGAGGAGGGGGATGATTCTGGTTTTGTCAGTCTGTCTCGGCTTGGCCCCTGCCTGAGGGACAAGGACCTGGAGATGGAGGAGCTGATACTGCAGGATGAGACACTGCTGGGGACCATGCAGAGCTACATGGATGCCTCCCTCATCTCCCTCATCGAGGATTTTGGGAGCCTTGGGGAG AGCAGGTTATCTCTGGAGGACCAGAATGAAGTGTCGCTGCTCACAGCTCTGACAGAAATTTTGGACAATGCAGATTCCGAGAACCTGTCTCCGTTTGACAGCATTCCTGACTCAGAACTGCTTGTGTCACCTCGGGAGGGCTCCTCT CTACACAAGCTGCTCACCCTTTCCCGGACACCCCCGGAACGTGACCTCATCACCCCGGTTGACCCATTGGGGCCCAGCACAGGCAGTAGTAAA GTTGAGATGTCTCTCTCAGATCCTCCTTGGGACTTCTCTCCACCTTCCTTCTTAGAGACCTCATCCCCTAAGCTTCCTAGCTGGagacccccaagatcaagagcccgCCGGGGCCAGTCCCCTGCTCCCCAGCAGCGTAGtgatggggaagaagaggaggaggtggccAGCTTCAGTGGCCAGTTGCTTGCTGGGGAGCTCGACAACTCTGTGAGCAGTATCCCAGACTTCCCTATGCACCTGGCCTGCCCCGAGGAGGAAGATAAAACTACAGCAGCAGAGATGGCAGTGCAGACAGCTGGTGATGAGAGTATCTCCTCCTTGAGTGAGCTGGTGCGGGCCATGCATCCATACTGCCTGCCCAGCCTCACTCAGCTGACATCACTCGAGGATGAGCTTCAGGAGCAGCCGGATGATTTGACACTGCCTGAGGACTGTGTGGTGCTAGAGATTGTGGGCCAGGCAGCCACAGCTGGTAATGACCTGGAGATTCCAGTTGTGGTACGGCAGATCCCTGCTGGGCCCCAGCCTGTGCTCCTGGATGACTCGCTAGAGGCCAGTCCAGCTTTGAAGCTGCTCATGCCTACGCTAGAGTCGGAGACAGAGGCTCCTGTGCTCAAGGAAGACCTCTGCCCTGATAAAGAGGGGTTGTCAGTGGACTCAGAGGAAAAACTGGAGTCAGTCTGCTTGTTGGACCCCAGGGAGGTCATAGAGCCAGTGATGCCCCAGGGACCTCAGAACCCACCAGCCAACACAATGCTGAGCTCCCAGAGAGCTCGAAAGGGcaggaagaagaagagcaaagagCAGCCAGCAGCCTGTGCAGAAGGCTATGCCAGGAGACTGAGGTCAGCTTCTCGTGGGCAGTCTACCATGGCTACAGAGGTGACCTCTCAGGCAGGAAACTTGCCTCAGGAGGAACTTCAAAGAGAGGTTGGGCCTCCTCGTAGTAGAGGGAAGCCCCGGGCTTGGGCTCGGGCCTGGGCAGCTGCCTTGGAGAAACCTAGCTCTGGGAACTTGGAGAGTAGTGCTGGGCAAGCTAGTCCTGACAAAGAAGATGCTCTAGACCTTTACTCCAATCTGGTTGACAGCATCCAAGCCAACCTTGTTCCAACCCATGTCTCTGCTCGAACAGACCCCATGCCACTTGACTCTGTTGAAACCAATCCCACTGAAGTTAATCCTGTTCTAGCTGATCCTGTACCTGTTGATCCTGCATTGGGTGACCATGATTCAGCAAACTCAGAGCTGGTGGACCCTCTTCCAGCTGACCCAGTGCTGATTGACCCAGTCTTGGCTGACTCAGCAGAAATTGACTCTACAGTGGTTGTTCCCATCTCAGATGACTTGCCACCAGGTGACCCTGTCCTAGTGAGCTCAGCACCAGTTGACTCTGTTCCCAGTGACCTGGGTCCAGTTGATTCTGTGCTAGTTAAATCTAGGCCTTCTGATCCCAGACGTGGTGCCATGTCATCTGTCCAGGGGAGTCCGGCTCCCCAGATCCTTCCAGAGTCAGAGTCCTTGGACTCTCTAAAGGCCATCATTCCTGAAGTCCAGGAGGTTGTGGGTCCTCTGAAGGTAGAAGGTGGTACCAATGCTACAACCCAGGAAGCCAGACCTCGGCCTCTTAGCCTATCAGAGTACCGGCGACGAAGGCAGCAGCGCcaagcagaggcagaagagagaagtccccagcccccagctgggAAGTGGCCCAGTCTCCCAGAGACTCCCACAGGACTAGCAGACATCCCTTGTCTTGTCATCCCACCAGCCCCATCCAAGAAGACAGGTCTGCAGAGAAGCCCTGAGGTTCCTCCTGAGGCTTGCTCTGTGCCTGTGGGTCCCAGTCCTGCTTCTCCTAGTCCTGAACCACCTGCAAGCAAAGCTATGGCCTCAACTCCCACAGAGCAGCTGCCATCCCAAGACCTGCCACTACCAGCAAGACCCCCACCTCCTACTGTGCAGCCCATGCCTCCCACAATGCCCACTGCTTTGCCTTTCCCCCCAGGTGGGCTAGGCATGACCCCCATGCTGCCCCTTCCTACAAGCAGGCAAGGGATCCCCAGTCTGCCCCCACCACCCTTGCAGCCTCCCAGTCTTCCAGTGTCTATGGGCCCAGTACCACGTGATCCCTATACTCATTATGCTCCTGTACCACCCTGGCCTTGTTATCCCCCTGTGTCCCCTTCTGGCTATCCTTGTCTGCCCCCTCCACCAACAGTGCCCCTAGTGTCTGGTACTCCTGGCACCTATGCTGTGCCCCCCACTTGCAATGTGCCTTGGGTACCCCCTCCAGCCCCAATCCCACCTTATAGCTCTAGCTGTGCCTATGGGCCCTTGGGATGGGGCCCAGGGCTGCAACACCCTCCATTCTGGCCTACTGTGCCACCACCTCCTTTGCCTCTAGCATCTGTTGGGAGAGCTGCTCCTCCACCCAAGGTGGAGCCCAATGGCATTCCAGCTGGCCCTTCTGAAAGTGTACTTCCTGGGCCAATGGCTCCTCCCCTCAGTCTTGGGTCAGCTAGCCAGGGAGCTCCACAGGTGGAGCCCACCAAGGTGGAGGTCAAATCAGTGCCTGTGTCTCCCCATCTGAAACATAAGGTGTCCTCCCCAGTACAAAGCCCCCAGATCAAGGCTCCACCATGTCTGTCTGCTGAGAGTGTAGCTGTTGAGGAGCCTGTATCAGAGAGGCTAAATCCTGAGACCCAGGAGACCAGGCCCAGAGAGAAGCCCCCCTCTCCTGTTGCCAAGGCTGTTCCCACACCCACACCAACATCAAAGCAGAGCACTGTAACTAAGCTGCCTGCTGTCCACCCAGCCCGTCTAAGGAAGCTCTCGTTCTTGCCTACCCCACGTACTCAAGGCCCTGAGGACGTGGTACAGGCTTTCATCAGTGAGATTG GAATTGAGGCATCGGACCTGTCCAGTCTACTGGAGCAGTTCGAGAAATCTGAAG CCAAAAAGGAATGCCCTCCCCCGGCTCCTGCTGACAGCCTGGCTATAGGAAACTCAGG CAGCGTTGACACTCCCCAGGAGAAGAGGCCCCTAGACCGGTTACAAGCCCCAGAACTGGCCAACGTGGCAG GGCTCACCCCACCAgctacccctccccaccaattATGGAAGCCCCTGGCTGCTGTCTCACTGCTGGCCAAAGCCAGATCTCCTAAGTCTACCGCCCAGGAGGGAACCCTGAAGCCTGAAGGAGTTACAGAGGTCAAACATCCAGCTGCAGCCCGCCTCCAAGAAGGGGTCCATGGCCCTAGTCCAGTCCATGTGGGCTCTGGGGACCATGATTATTGTGTCCGGAGCAGGACTCCCCCCAAAAAGATGCCTGCCTTAGTCATTCCAGAGGTGGGCTCCCGATGGAACGTCAAACGCCATCAGGACATCACCATCAAACCTGTCTTGTCTCTGGGCCCagtcatccccctccccccacgcacAGCTGCCTCACAGGAGCCACTTGATCACAGGACTAGCAGTGAGCAGGCAGATCCCCCAGCTCCTTGCCTCGCCCCATCTGCCTTGCTGTCCCCTGAGGCCTCGCCTTGCCGGAATGACATGAACACTAGGACTCCCCCCGAGCCCTCAGCCAAGCAGCGGTCAGTGCGCTGTTACCGAAAAGCCTGCAGGTCAGCCAGCCCCCCAAGCCGGGGCTGGCAGGGCTGTCGGGGCCGCAGCAGCCGTTCTGTCAGCTCTGGGTCCAACCGGACCAGCGAAGcatcttcctcttcatcttcatCGTCGTCTTCCTCATCCCGGTCCCGGTCCAGGtccctctcccccccacacaAGAGGTGGCGAAG ATCCAGTTGCAGTTCCTCTGGACGTTCCCGAAGatgctcttcttcctcctcctcttcatcttcctcctcctcttcatcttcctCATCCAGTTCCAGAAGCCGGTCCCGCTCCCCATCACCCCGACGGAGAAGTGATAGGAGGCGGCG GTACGGCTCTTACCGTTCACATGATCATTACCAAAGGCAGAGAGTGCTGCAGAAGGAGCGTGCAATA GAGGAGAGAAGAGTGGTCTTCATTGGGAAGATACCTGGCCGCATGACTAGGTCAGAATTGAAACAGAGGTTCTCTGTTTTTGGAGAGATTGAGGAGTGCACTATCCACTTCCGTGTCCAAGG TGACAACTACGGCTTCGTCACTTACCGCTATGCTGAGGAGGCATTTGCAGCCATTGAGAGTGGCCACAAGCTGAGGCAGGCAGATGAACAACCCTTTGATCTCTGCTTTGGGGGCCGCAGGCAGTTCTGCAAGAGAAGCTATTCAGATCTTG ACTCCAACCGGGAAGACTTTGACCCTGCTCCTGTAAAGAGCAAATTTGATTCTCTTGACTTTGACACATTGTTGAAACAGGCCCAGAAGAACCTCAGGAGGTAA
- the PPRC1 gene encoding peroxisome proliferator-activated receptor gamma coactivator-related protein 1 isoform X2 — MAARRGRRDGVAPSLSGGPGPDPGGGVRGSSWGSRSQTPYGTVGSVSGGEQVLLHEEGDDSGFVSLSRLGPCLRDKDLEMEELILQDETLLGTMQSYMDASLISLIEDFGSLGESRLSLEDQNEVSLLTALTEILDNADSENLSPFDSIPDSELLVSPREGSSLHKLLTLSRTPPERDLITPVDPLGPSTGSSKVSGVEMSLSDPPWDFSPPSFLETSSPKLPSWRPPRSRARRGQSPAPQQRSDGEEEEEVASFSGQLLAGELDNSVSSIPDFPMHLACPEEEDKTTAAEMAVQTAGDESISSLSELVRAMHPYCLPSLTQLTSLEDELQEQPDDLTLPEDCVVLEIVGQAATAGNDLEIPVVVRQIPAGPQPVLLDDSLEASPALKLLMPTLESETEAPVLKEDLCPDKEGLSVDSEEKLESVCLLDPREVIEPVMPQGPQNPPANTMLSSQRARKGRKKKSKEQPAACAEGYARRLRSASRGQSTMATEVTSQAGNLPQEELQREVGPPRSRGKPRAWARAWAAALEKPSSGNLESSAGQASPDKEDALDLYSNLVDSIQANLVPTHVSARTDPMPLDSVETNPTEVNPVLADPVPVDPALGDHDSANSELVDPLPADPVLIDPVLADSAEIDSTVVVPISDDLPPGDPVLVSSAPVDSVPSDLGPVDSVLVKSRPSDPRRGAMSSVQGSPAPQILPESESLDSLKAIIPEVQEVVGPLKVEGGTNATTQEARPRPLSLSEYRRRRQQRQAEAEERSPQPPAGKWPSLPETPTGLADIPCLVIPPAPSKKTGLQRSPEVPPEACSVPVGPSPASPSPEPPASKAMASTPTEQLPSQDLPLPARPPPPTVQPMPPTMPTALPFPPGGLGMTPMLPLPTSRQGIPSLPPPPLQPPSLPVSMGPVPRDPYTHYAPVPPWPCYPPVSPSGYPCLPPPPTVPLVSGTPGTYAVPPTCNVPWVPPPAPIPPYSSSCAYGPLGWGPGLQHPPFWPTVPPPPLPLASVGRAAPPPKVEPNGIPAGPSESVLPGPMAPPLSLGSASQGAPQVEPTKVEVKSVPVSPHLKHKVSSPVQSPQIKAPPCLSAESVAVEEPVSERLNPETQETRPREKPPSPVAKAVPTPTPTSKQSTVTKLPAVHPARLRKLSFLPTPRTQGPEDVVQAFISEIGIEASDLSSLLEQFEKSEAKKECPPPAPADSLAIGNSGVDTPQEKRPLDRLQAPELANVAGLTPPATPPHQLWKPLAAVSLLAKARSPKSTAQEGTLKPEGVTEVKHPAAARLQEGVHGPSPVHVGSGDHDYCVRSRTPPKKMPALVIPEVGSRWNVKRHQDITIKPVLSLGPVIPLPPRTAASQEPLDHRTSSEQADPPAPCLAPSALLSPEASPCRNDMNTRTPPEPSAKQRSVRCYRKACRSASPPSRGWQGCRGRSSRSVSSGSNRTSEASSSSSSSSSSSSRSRSRSLSPPHKRWRRSSCSSSGRSRRCSSSSSSSSSSSSSSSSSSSRSRSRSPSPRRRSDRRRRYGSYRSHDHYQRQRVLQKERAIEERRVVFIGKIPGRMTRSELKQRFSVFGEIEECTIHFRVQGDNYGFVTYRYAEEAFAAIESGHKLRQADEQPFDLCFGGRRQFCKRSYSDLDSNREDFDPAPVKSKFDSLDFDTLLKQAQKNLRR; from the exons ATGGCGGCGCGCCGGGGACGGAGAGACGGAGTCGCGCCGTCTCTGAGTGGGGGCCCCGGACCTGACCCCGGCGGTGGAGTCCGCGGCAGCAGTTGGGGGAGTCGGAGCCAAACGCCGTATGGGACTGTGGGCTCTGTGAGTGGCGGGGAGCAG GTGCTGCTGCACGAGGAGGGGGATGATTCTGGTTTTGTCAGTCTGTCTCGGCTTGGCCCCTGCCTGAGGGACAAGGACCTGGAGATGGAGGAGCTGATACTGCAGGATGAGACACTGCTGGGGACCATGCAGAGCTACATGGATGCCTCCCTCATCTCCCTCATCGAGGATTTTGGGAGCCTTGGGGAG AGCAGGTTATCTCTGGAGGACCAGAATGAAGTGTCGCTGCTCACAGCTCTGACAGAAATTTTGGACAATGCAGATTCCGAGAACCTGTCTCCGTTTGACAGCATTCCTGACTCAGAACTGCTTGTGTCACCTCGGGAGGGCTCCTCT CTACACAAGCTGCTCACCCTTTCCCGGACACCCCCGGAACGTGACCTCATCACCCCGGTTGACCCATTGGGGCCCAGCACAGGCAGTAGTAAAGTGAGTGGG GTTGAGATGTCTCTCTCAGATCCTCCTTGGGACTTCTCTCCACCTTCCTTCTTAGAGACCTCATCCCCTAAGCTTCCTAGCTGGagacccccaagatcaagagcccgCCGGGGCCAGTCCCCTGCTCCCCAGCAGCGTAGtgatggggaagaagaggaggaggtggccAGCTTCAGTGGCCAGTTGCTTGCTGGGGAGCTCGACAACTCTGTGAGCAGTATCCCAGACTTCCCTATGCACCTGGCCTGCCCCGAGGAGGAAGATAAAACTACAGCAGCAGAGATGGCAGTGCAGACAGCTGGTGATGAGAGTATCTCCTCCTTGAGTGAGCTGGTGCGGGCCATGCATCCATACTGCCTGCCCAGCCTCACTCAGCTGACATCACTCGAGGATGAGCTTCAGGAGCAGCCGGATGATTTGACACTGCCTGAGGACTGTGTGGTGCTAGAGATTGTGGGCCAGGCAGCCACAGCTGGTAATGACCTGGAGATTCCAGTTGTGGTACGGCAGATCCCTGCTGGGCCCCAGCCTGTGCTCCTGGATGACTCGCTAGAGGCCAGTCCAGCTTTGAAGCTGCTCATGCCTACGCTAGAGTCGGAGACAGAGGCTCCTGTGCTCAAGGAAGACCTCTGCCCTGATAAAGAGGGGTTGTCAGTGGACTCAGAGGAAAAACTGGAGTCAGTCTGCTTGTTGGACCCCAGGGAGGTCATAGAGCCAGTGATGCCCCAGGGACCTCAGAACCCACCAGCCAACACAATGCTGAGCTCCCAGAGAGCTCGAAAGGGcaggaagaagaagagcaaagagCAGCCAGCAGCCTGTGCAGAAGGCTATGCCAGGAGACTGAGGTCAGCTTCTCGTGGGCAGTCTACCATGGCTACAGAGGTGACCTCTCAGGCAGGAAACTTGCCTCAGGAGGAACTTCAAAGAGAGGTTGGGCCTCCTCGTAGTAGAGGGAAGCCCCGGGCTTGGGCTCGGGCCTGGGCAGCTGCCTTGGAGAAACCTAGCTCTGGGAACTTGGAGAGTAGTGCTGGGCAAGCTAGTCCTGACAAAGAAGATGCTCTAGACCTTTACTCCAATCTGGTTGACAGCATCCAAGCCAACCTTGTTCCAACCCATGTCTCTGCTCGAACAGACCCCATGCCACTTGACTCTGTTGAAACCAATCCCACTGAAGTTAATCCTGTTCTAGCTGATCCTGTACCTGTTGATCCTGCATTGGGTGACCATGATTCAGCAAACTCAGAGCTGGTGGACCCTCTTCCAGCTGACCCAGTGCTGATTGACCCAGTCTTGGCTGACTCAGCAGAAATTGACTCTACAGTGGTTGTTCCCATCTCAGATGACTTGCCACCAGGTGACCCTGTCCTAGTGAGCTCAGCACCAGTTGACTCTGTTCCCAGTGACCTGGGTCCAGTTGATTCTGTGCTAGTTAAATCTAGGCCTTCTGATCCCAGACGTGGTGCCATGTCATCTGTCCAGGGGAGTCCGGCTCCCCAGATCCTTCCAGAGTCAGAGTCCTTGGACTCTCTAAAGGCCATCATTCCTGAAGTCCAGGAGGTTGTGGGTCCTCTGAAGGTAGAAGGTGGTACCAATGCTACAACCCAGGAAGCCAGACCTCGGCCTCTTAGCCTATCAGAGTACCGGCGACGAAGGCAGCAGCGCcaagcagaggcagaagagagaagtccccagcccccagctgggAAGTGGCCCAGTCTCCCAGAGACTCCCACAGGACTAGCAGACATCCCTTGTCTTGTCATCCCACCAGCCCCATCCAAGAAGACAGGTCTGCAGAGAAGCCCTGAGGTTCCTCCTGAGGCTTGCTCTGTGCCTGTGGGTCCCAGTCCTGCTTCTCCTAGTCCTGAACCACCTGCAAGCAAAGCTATGGCCTCAACTCCCACAGAGCAGCTGCCATCCCAAGACCTGCCACTACCAGCAAGACCCCCACCTCCTACTGTGCAGCCCATGCCTCCCACAATGCCCACTGCTTTGCCTTTCCCCCCAGGTGGGCTAGGCATGACCCCCATGCTGCCCCTTCCTACAAGCAGGCAAGGGATCCCCAGTCTGCCCCCACCACCCTTGCAGCCTCCCAGTCTTCCAGTGTCTATGGGCCCAGTACCACGTGATCCCTATACTCATTATGCTCCTGTACCACCCTGGCCTTGTTATCCCCCTGTGTCCCCTTCTGGCTATCCTTGTCTGCCCCCTCCACCAACAGTGCCCCTAGTGTCTGGTACTCCTGGCACCTATGCTGTGCCCCCCACTTGCAATGTGCCTTGGGTACCCCCTCCAGCCCCAATCCCACCTTATAGCTCTAGCTGTGCCTATGGGCCCTTGGGATGGGGCCCAGGGCTGCAACACCCTCCATTCTGGCCTACTGTGCCACCACCTCCTTTGCCTCTAGCATCTGTTGGGAGAGCTGCTCCTCCACCCAAGGTGGAGCCCAATGGCATTCCAGCTGGCCCTTCTGAAAGTGTACTTCCTGGGCCAATGGCTCCTCCCCTCAGTCTTGGGTCAGCTAGCCAGGGAGCTCCACAGGTGGAGCCCACCAAGGTGGAGGTCAAATCAGTGCCTGTGTCTCCCCATCTGAAACATAAGGTGTCCTCCCCAGTACAAAGCCCCCAGATCAAGGCTCCACCATGTCTGTCTGCTGAGAGTGTAGCTGTTGAGGAGCCTGTATCAGAGAGGCTAAATCCTGAGACCCAGGAGACCAGGCCCAGAGAGAAGCCCCCCTCTCCTGTTGCCAAGGCTGTTCCCACACCCACACCAACATCAAAGCAGAGCACTGTAACTAAGCTGCCTGCTGTCCACCCAGCCCGTCTAAGGAAGCTCTCGTTCTTGCCTACCCCACGTACTCAAGGCCCTGAGGACGTGGTACAGGCTTTCATCAGTGAGATTG GAATTGAGGCATCGGACCTGTCCAGTCTACTGGAGCAGTTCGAGAAATCTGAAG CCAAAAAGGAATGCCCTCCCCCGGCTCCTGCTGACAGCCTGGCTATAGGAAACTCAGG CGTTGACACTCCCCAGGAGAAGAGGCCCCTAGACCGGTTACAAGCCCCAGAACTGGCCAACGTGGCAG GGCTCACCCCACCAgctacccctccccaccaattATGGAAGCCCCTGGCTGCTGTCTCACTGCTGGCCAAAGCCAGATCTCCTAAGTCTACCGCCCAGGAGGGAACCCTGAAGCCTGAAGGAGTTACAGAGGTCAAACATCCAGCTGCAGCCCGCCTCCAAGAAGGGGTCCATGGCCCTAGTCCAGTCCATGTGGGCTCTGGGGACCATGATTATTGTGTCCGGAGCAGGACTCCCCCCAAAAAGATGCCTGCCTTAGTCATTCCAGAGGTGGGCTCCCGATGGAACGTCAAACGCCATCAGGACATCACCATCAAACCTGTCTTGTCTCTGGGCCCagtcatccccctccccccacgcacAGCTGCCTCACAGGAGCCACTTGATCACAGGACTAGCAGTGAGCAGGCAGATCCCCCAGCTCCTTGCCTCGCCCCATCTGCCTTGCTGTCCCCTGAGGCCTCGCCTTGCCGGAATGACATGAACACTAGGACTCCCCCCGAGCCCTCAGCCAAGCAGCGGTCAGTGCGCTGTTACCGAAAAGCCTGCAGGTCAGCCAGCCCCCCAAGCCGGGGCTGGCAGGGCTGTCGGGGCCGCAGCAGCCGTTCTGTCAGCTCTGGGTCCAACCGGACCAGCGAAGcatcttcctcttcatcttcatCGTCGTCTTCCTCATCCCGGTCCCGGTCCAGGtccctctcccccccacacaAGAGGTGGCGAAG ATCCAGTTGCAGTTCCTCTGGACGTTCCCGAAGatgctcttcttcctcctcctcttcatcttcctcctcctcttcatcttcctCATCCAGTTCCAGAAGCCGGTCCCGCTCCCCATCACCCCGACGGAGAAGTGATAGGAGGCGGCG GTACGGCTCTTACCGTTCACATGATCATTACCAAAGGCAGAGAGTGCTGCAGAAGGAGCGTGCAATA GAGGAGAGAAGAGTGGTCTTCATTGGGAAGATACCTGGCCGCATGACTAGGTCAGAATTGAAACAGAGGTTCTCTGTTTTTGGAGAGATTGAGGAGTGCACTATCCACTTCCGTGTCCAAGG TGACAACTACGGCTTCGTCACTTACCGCTATGCTGAGGAGGCATTTGCAGCCATTGAGAGTGGCCACAAGCTGAGGCAGGCAGATGAACAACCCTTTGATCTCTGCTTTGGGGGCCGCAGGCAGTTCTGCAAGAGAAGCTATTCAGATCTTG ACTCCAACCGGGAAGACTTTGACCCTGCTCCTGTAAAGAGCAAATTTGATTCTCTTGACTTTGACACATTGTTGAAACAGGCCCAGAAGAACCTCAGGAGGTAA